A genome region from Rattus norvegicus strain BN/NHsdMcwi chromosome 17, GRCr8, whole genome shotgun sequence includes the following:
- the Ppp1r3g gene encoding protein phosphatase 1 regulatory subunit 3G → MEASGEQLHRSEASSSTSSEDPPPAEELSVPEVLCVESGTSEVPIPDDQLQDRLLSAQKVAALPEQEELQEYRRSRVRSFSLPADPILQAAKLLQQRQQAGQPSSEGGEPAGDCCSKCKKRVQFADSLGLSLASVKHFSEAEEPQVPPAVLSRLHSFPLRAEDLQQLGELLAVAKVPAPLLTPRAQLRPLFQLPGLIAAEERLRRQRVCLERVQCSQPPRAEVTGSGRVISCPGPRAVAVRYTFTEWRTFLDVPAELHPESLEPLSPVRSGNSGPGAEDSEGEPGTERFCFSLCLPPGLQPKEGEDADTWGVAIHFAVCYRCEQGEYWDNNEGANYTLRYVCSTDPL, encoded by the coding sequence ATGGAAGCCTCGGGAGAGCAGCTACACAGATCCGAGGCGTCCAGCTCTACGTCTTCTGAAGATCCGCCACCCGCTGAAGAGCTGTCGGTCCCCGAGGTCCTTTGCGTGGAGAGCGGCACCTCTGAGGTCCCGATCCCTGACGATCAGCTCCAGGACAGGCTCCTGTCGGCTCAGAAAGTGGCAGCTCTCCCGGAACAGGAGGAGCTACAGGAATATCGCCGCTCGCGTGTGCGCTCCTTCTCTTTGCCTGCAGACCCTATCCTGCAGGCGGCCAAGCTCctgcagcagaggcagcaggcgGGGCAGCCCAGTTCAGAGGGTGGCGAGCCGGCTGGGGACTGCTGCTCCAAGTGTAAGAAGCGCGTGCAGTTCGCCGACTCCCTGGGACTGAGCCTGGCCAGCGTGAAGCACTTCAGCGAGGCTGAGGAGCCTCAGGTGCCGCCCGCCGTGCTCTCCCGTCTCCACAGCTTTCCGCTGCGCGCCGAGGACCTGCAGCAGCTCGGGGAGCTGCTGGCAGTGGCAAAGGTGCCCGCGCCCCTCTTGACGCCGCGCGCCCAGCTCCGACCCCTCTTCCAGCTCCCGGGGCTGATCGCTGCAGAGGAGCGTCTGAGGCGACAGCGAGTGTGCCTAGAGCGTGTGCAATGCTCCCAGCCGCCCCGCGCCGAGGTGACCGGCTCGGGCCGGGTGATCAGCTGTCCCGGACCCAGGGCAGTAGCGGTGCGCTACACTTTCACCGAGTGGCGCACATTTCTGGACGTGCCGGCCGAACTTCACCCGGAGTCCCTGGAGCCTCTGTCTCCCGTGAGGTCGGGGAACTCTGGACCAGGGGCTGAGGATAGTGAGGGGGAGCCGGGCACCGAGCGTTTCTGCTTCTCGCTGTGCCTGCCCCCGGGTCTGCAGCCCAAAGAAGGAGAGGATGCTGACACGTGGGGGGTCGCTATTCATTTTGCCGTCTGCTACCGCTGTGAACAAGGTGAATACTGGGACAACAACGAGGGGGCCAACTACACCTTGCGCTATGTGTGCTCCACAGACCCGCTCTGA